A single region of the Nitrospirota bacterium genome encodes:
- a CDS encoding cation transporting ATPase C-terminal domain-containing protein: protein AKEAAEMVLADDNFASIAHAVEEGRTVYDNIKKAITFILPTNGGEAGIIVAAIMAGRVLPITPVQILWVNMITAVTLALSLAFEPAERAVMKRPPRDPGEPILSLFLLWRIAFVSIIIVVGTFGLFLWDRLHEVSIESSRTVAVNALVMFEVFYLLSTRSLREPVLSREGLLGNRAVHVSIALVLGAQILFTYLPPVQRLFGSAPVGFWDWVRIVLVAASVFALVEGEKQVGIWQRRRRAEVPEKILRP, encoded by the coding sequence GCCAAGGAGGCCGCCGAGATGGTGCTTGCCGACGACAACTTCGCCTCCATCGCCCATGCAGTGGAGGAAGGCCGGACGGTCTATGACAATATCAAGAAGGCAATCACCTTCATCCTCCCCACCAACGGCGGGGAGGCTGGCATCATCGTCGCGGCCATCATGGCGGGCCGCGTCCTGCCCATTACGCCGGTGCAGATACTCTGGGTCAACATGATAACGGCCGTTACCCTGGCCCTCTCCCTGGCCTTCGAGCCCGCCGAGCGAGCCGTGATGAAGCGCCCCCCGCGGGACCCGGGGGAGCCCATCCTTTCGCTGTTTCTCCTCTGGCGCATCGCCTTCGTCTCCATCATTATCGTCGTGGGCACCTTCGGGCTGTTCCTCTGGGACAGGCTCCATGAGGTAAGCATCGAGTCCTCGCGCACCGTGGCGGTCAACGCGCTGGTGATGTTCGAGGTCTTTTACCTCCTGAGCACCCGCTCCCTCCGGGAGCCTGTGCTCTCCCGGGAGGGGCTTCTGGGCAACCGCGCCGTGCACGTCTCCATAGCCCTCGTGCTCGGGGCACAGATTCTCTTTACCTATCTGCCGCCCGTGCAGCGGCTCTTCGGCTCCGCCCCCGTGGGCTTCTGGGACTGGGTGCGCATCGTCCTCGTGGCGGCCTCGGTCTTTGCCCTGGTCGAAGGGGAAAAGCAGGTGGGCATCTGGCAAAGGAGGCGGCGTGCGGAGGTGCCGGAGAAAATTCTCAGGCCCTGA